A window of the Citrus sinensis cultivar Valencia sweet orange chromosome 9, DVS_A1.0, whole genome shotgun sequence genome harbors these coding sequences:
- the LOC127899933 gene encoding uncharacterized protein LOC127899933 — protein MPNYVKFLKDILARKRRLGEFETVALTQESSHMLQSKIPTKLKDPGSFTIPCSIGTRYAGRALCDLGASINLMPLSVFKQLGVGECRLTTVTLQLADRSHAYPEGKIEDVLVKVDKFIFPVDFIVLDFEADKEVPIILGRPFLATGKTLIDVQKGELTMRVNNQQVTFNVLEAMRNPDEIEDCNFLSVMDLVVADRMDRCCNNILNKVTTFEEVEEEDVAAIQPDWMDKQQYNKHNRVIEHLNLSDREAKTTLPSTESPPSFELKLLPSHLKYAYLSQNNTLPVIISSTLNAGQEQSLVDLLGKYRKSNWMDHGRYKGDQPINMYA, from the coding sequence atgccaaattatgtgaaatttctaaaagatattttggcaCGAAAAAGAAGGCTGGGAGAGTTTGAAACTGTTGCTCTAACACAGGAAAGCAGTCACATGCTCCAGAGTAAAATTCCCACAAAATTGAAAGATCCAGGGAGTTTTACAATACCATGCTCTATAGGGACTAGGTATGCTGGCAGAGCACTTTGTGATTTGGGAGCTAGTATTAACTTGATGCCATTATCTGTATTTAAGCAGCTTGGAGTAGGGGAGTGCAGACTAACAACTGTCACTCTGCAATTAGCTGACAGATCTCATGCATATCCTGAAGGAAAGATAGAGGATGTACTGGTGAAGGttgacaaattcatttttccagTGGATTTCATTGTGCTGGACTTTGAAGCTGACAAAGAGGTACCCATTATACTTGGCAGACCTTTTCTAGCAACTGGAAAGACTTTGATAGATGTGCAGAAAGGAGAGCTGACAATGAGAGTGAATAATCAGCAAGTCACATTTAATGTACTAGAGGCTATGAGAAACCCTGATGAAATAGAAGATTGCAATTTCCTAAGTGTAATGGATCTTGTTGTAGCAGATAGAATGGACAGATGCTGCAATAATATACTTAACAAAGTCACCACCTTTGAGGAAGTTGAAGAGGAAGATGTTGCAGCAATTCAACCAGATTGGATGGACAAACAACAATATAATAAACACAACAGGGTTATTGAACACCTGAATCTTTCAGACAGGGAAGCAAAAACAACTTTACCATCTACTGAATCACCTCcttcttttgaattaaaactatTACCTTCACATTTAAAGTATGCTTATCTTAGTCAAAACAACACACTCCCTGTAATCATTTCTTCTACTTTGAATGCAGGTCAAGAACAAAGCCTAGTAGATTTGCTGGGAAAATACAGAAAGAGCAATTGGATGGACCATGGAAGATATAAAGGGGATCAACCCATCAATATGTATGCATAA